Proteins encoded within one genomic window of Aerococcus viridans:
- a CDS encoding glutathione S-transferase family protein: MGLLVDGVWKDQWYDTESTGGRFVRKDSQFRNWITTDGAPGPSGEGGFKAEPGRYHLYVSLACPWASRTLMLRKLKGLEDMISISIVNPIMLENGWTFAPDQGVIPDPILDADFLHQVYTHADPNYTGRVTVPVLYDKEKDTIVNNESSEIMLMLNSAFDEIGATEGDYYPEELRDQIKEMDDFVYPNINNGVYKAGFATDQAVYEEEVGHVFDALEKLDGILADKKFLLGDKLTTSDIRLFPTLIRFEHVYYGHFKCNIKHLTDFENVWRYTREIYNIAGISDTVDFYHIQHHYYGSHPTINPNGIIPAGPAISLDI, from the coding sequence ATGGGATTATTAGTAGACGGCGTTTGGAAGGACCAATGGTATGACACAGAATCAACAGGTGGTCGTTTCGTCCGCAAAGATTCACAATTCAGAAACTGGATTACCACTGACGGTGCACCAGGCCCTTCAGGTGAAGGTGGCTTTAAGGCAGAACCAGGTCGCTACCACTTATACGTATCATTAGCGTGTCCGTGGGCTAGCCGTACCTTAATGCTGCGTAAATTAAAAGGCTTAGAAGACATGATCTCTATTTCTATCGTGAACCCAATCATGTTGGAAAATGGCTGGACATTTGCACCAGACCAAGGTGTCATTCCTGACCCTATTCTAGATGCAGACTTCTTACACCAAGTATATACACATGCTGACCCTAACTATACAGGCCGTGTAACAGTACCTGTTTTATACGACAAGGAAAAAGATACCATCGTCAACAACGAATCATCTGAAATTATGTTGATGTTAAACTCAGCATTTGACGAAATTGGTGCCACTGAAGGTGATTACTACCCTGAAGAATTGCGCGACCAGATCAAAGAAATGGATGACTTTGTCTATCCAAACATCAACAACGGTGTTTACAAAGCTGGTTTTGCGACAGACCAAGCTGTTTATGAAGAAGAAGTTGGTCATGTCTTTGATGCCTTAGAAAAATTAGACGGCATCCTAGCTGACAAAAAATTCTTATTAGGCGACAAATTAACAACATCTGACATCCGCTTGTTCCCAACATTAATCCGTTTCGAGCATGTCTACTACGGTCACTTCAAGTGCAATATCAAACACTTAACTGACTTTGAAAATGTGTGGCGTTATACCCGTGAAATCTACAACATTGCAGGTATTTCTGATACAGTTGATTTCTACCATATCCAACATCACTACTACGGTAGCCATCCGACAATCAACCCGAACGGTATTATTCCAGCGGGTCCGGCAATCTCTTTAGACATCTAA